A window from Candidatus Bathyarchaeota archaeon encodes these proteins:
- a CDS encoding MBL fold metallo-hydrolase gives MFLAVSGLLGGIAYYRYVSVSHLTPTSNPIPRPTHPSPTASEITLISVYDNYQVEPGLKTSWGFATVIKTPKELILFDTGGNSEILLFNMRKLGISPLSIKKVVISHIHGDHVGGLEGFLEENDNVTVFIPASFPQSVKDMIIDKGAKFVEVSGPRKVSDFVYTTGELYGPPEEQSLIIDSKNGLIVITGCAHPGIVNIVKKAKELMNKDVYLVVGGFHHPPISVVKEFRELGVKKVAPSHCTGDLVREAFREEYKEDFIEYGVGKIIEVENN, from the coding sequence ATGTTTCTAGCTGTTTCTGGTCTTCTCGGTGGGATAGCTTATTATCGCTATGTGAGCGTTTCTCATCTGACACCAACATCGAACCCCATACCTAGACCGACGCATCCTTCTCCTACAGCCTCGGAAATAACCTTAATTTCCGTTTATGATAACTACCAGGTGGAACCCGGTTTAAAAACCTCATGGGGTTTCGCCACTGTAATAAAAACTCCTAAGGAGTTGATACTATTTGATACTGGGGGGAACTCGGAAATTTTACTCTTCAACATGAGGAAGTTAGGCATCAGCCCCCTATCGATTAAGAAAGTCGTTATCTCCCATATTCATGGCGACCACGTGGGAGGGCTGGAAGGCTTCCTGGAGGAGAACGATAACGTCACTGTCTTCATCCCAGCTTCTTTCCCCCAATCGGTTAAAGACATGATAATAGATAAAGGGGCTAAATTCGTGGAGGTTTCAGGGCCAAGAAAGGTCTCTGATTTCGTCTACACCACCGGAGAACTTTACGGTCCTCCGGAAGAGCAATCGTTAATCATAGATTCGAAAAATGGGTTGATAGTTATCACCGGCTGCGCTCATCCCGGGATCGTGAACATCGTTAAGAAGGCAAAAGAGTTGATGAATAAGGATGTTTATCTAGTCGTCGGGGGCTTTCATCATCCTCCTATAAGTGTGGTTAAAGAGTTTAGGGAGCTCGGGGTGAAAAAGGTTGCACCATCCCACTGCACAGGTGATCTTGTTAGAGAGGCGTTTAGAGAGGAATATAAGGAGGATTTCATAGAATATGGGGTGGGAAAAATAATCGAGGTTGAAAATAACTAA
- a CDS encoding amidohydrolase family protein, whose product MSSVAGSGFRVIDVHTHIGCYRDLVSSDPSWSKVTLEALVSYLNDCDGAGAVVLPVYSWNVDLMPTEYVLEACSRYPGRLIPFCVVDVREVCLEERVTRYVDMGARGFGEHTSKIPVDHECNLKLYRLCGRLEIPILIHVAHSRKSTYGMLDTPDLRGLEKVVREYSDVDFIMHGPGWWRCISEHFDPDVEYPEGPIDSPGRAVYLLENYENVYGDLSAYSGFNALNRDLGFARRFLERLSRKLLYGTDLEGFFEPEKSHLALLKSLNLTDSTLENILHRNIERLLKA is encoded by the coding sequence ATGAGTAGTGTGGCTGGAAGTGGTTTTAGGGTTATAGACGTTCATACGCATATAGGTTGCTACAGGGACTTAGTCAGCAGCGACCCTTCTTGGAGTAAGGTCACCTTGGAGGCTTTGGTTTCTTATCTTAACGACTGCGATGGGGCGGGGGCTGTCGTCCTACCTGTCTACAGCTGGAATGTCGACTTGATGCCCACCGAGTATGTCCTTGAGGCTTGTAGCAGATACCCTGGTAGGCTCATACCCTTCTGCGTGGTCGACGTCAGGGAGGTTTGTCTGGAGGAGAGGGTTACCCGCTACGTGGACATGGGTGCTAGGGGTTTCGGAGAGCACACGTCCAAGATACCGGTGGACCATGAGTGCAACCTCAAGCTATACAGGCTCTGCGGGAGGCTTGAGATACCTATACTCATCCACGTCGCGCATTCGAGGAAGAGCACCTACGGTATGCTCGACACACCGGACCTGAGGGGACTGGAGAAGGTGGTTAGAGAATACAGCGACGTAGACTTTATCATGCATGGACCCGGATGGTGGAGGTGTATATCCGAACATTTCGACCCGGACGTTGAGTACCCGGAAGGCCCCATAGATTCGCCGGGTAGAGCCGTCTACCTGCTCGAAAACTATGAAAACGTGTACGGAGACCTTTCGGCGTACTCAGGGTTCAACGCTCTAAACAGAGACCTAGGTTTCGCGAGGAGGTTCCTCGAAAGGCTCAGTCGAAAACTCTTGTACGGGACTGACCTAGAGGGGTTTTTCGAGCCTGAGAAATCGCACCTAGCACTTCTCAAAAGCCTAAACCTAACAGACTCCACGCTTGAGAACATACTTCATAGGAACATAGAGAGGCTTTTAAAGGCTTGA
- a CDS encoding ABC transporter permease yields the protein MFRRISLSRKTRLIASLLILFLAWEAIAGFVEVFRNIPFPTPLETFTRLVDLITGEPLYGIPIYKHLVDSVSRWILGFGLAVAVGIPLGILLGYSTVMWDLFMPIIYVIQTIPGPAWIAVALMLFGLGNAPAVFMIFIVVFHAVVITTASGARGISRKYVNAAKMLGADSATIFFKVFLPAATLPIVSGLRIGLGNGWRVMVAAEMIAGTASGLGYSIIESRWSLDFTSAFVCMLLVSAFGLLTQRVIFAKIERRIMRRVGLMEVS from the coding sequence TTGTTTAGGCGGATTAGCCTATCCAGGAAGACTAGGCTTATAGCGTCTTTGCTCATCCTCTTTCTCGCGTGGGAGGCTATAGCGGGCTTTGTAGAGGTTTTCAGAAACATCCCATTTCCCACGCCTTTGGAGACTTTTACACGACTTGTCGACCTCATAACAGGTGAGCCGCTCTACGGCATACCGATCTACAAACACCTCGTTGACAGCGTCTCCAGGTGGATCCTAGGGTTCGGTCTAGCCGTAGCGGTCGGTATACCGTTAGGCATACTCCTAGGATACTCGACGGTTATGTGGGACCTATTCATGCCTATAATCTACGTTATACAGACGATCCCTGGGCCTGCGTGGATCGCCGTAGCCCTGATGCTGTTCGGCCTCGGAAACGCTCCGGCCGTGTTCATGATCTTCATAGTAGTCTTCCACGCGGTCGTCATAACGACAGCAAGCGGAGCTAGAGGTATAAGTAGGAAATATGTAAACGCTGCTAAGATGCTCGGCGCAGATAGTGCCACAATATTCTTCAAGGTTTTCCTCCCGGCGGCGACCCTACCCATCGTTAGCGGGCTTAGGATAGGTTTGGGGAACGGCTGGAGGGTTATGGTAGCAGCCGAGATGATAGCGGGGACCGCTTCTGGGCTAGGCTATTCGATCATAGAGTCTAGGTGGTCTCTAGATTTCACCTCGGCTTTCGTCTGTATGCTCTTGGTATCGGCTTTCGGCCTCCTCACTCAGAGGGTGATCTTCGCCAAGATCGAGCGGCGGATCATGAGGAGGGTAGGCTTGATGGAGGTGAGCTAG
- a CDS encoding ABC transporter ATP-binding protein: protein MFLEVQNVTKVFRSSENEKPIVAVKDLSLSVPRGEFLCILGPIGCGKSTLLNMIAGFERPTKGRILLEGKPITGPGPDRVMVFQEETLFPWMTVLENIRFGLRFKGLSEEEAEEEARRYLSLVGLEKFGDFRPHELSGGMKRKAELARALALDPKLLLMDEPLSSIDAISRMSLLQEILRIWEKSRKTIVYVTHNIDEALFLADRIIVLTARPAQVKREVLIHNPKPRDLLGSEMIDLKRQLIEELAQSHALEERVLTPG, encoded by the coding sequence ATGTTCCTCGAGGTTCAGAACGTTACTAAGGTCTTCCGCTCCTCTGAGAACGAGAAGCCCATAGTCGCCGTTAAAGACCTAAGCCTCAGCGTGCCTAGAGGGGAGTTCCTATGTATACTGGGGCCTATAGGATGTGGAAAATCCACCCTGCTCAACATGATCGCCGGGTTTGAAAGACCTACGAAGGGTAGGATACTACTCGAGGGAAAACCTATCACCGGGCCGGGGCCGGATAGGGTTATGGTCTTCCAGGAAGAGACCCTATTCCCCTGGATGACCGTATTGGAGAACATCAGGTTCGGGTTGAGGTTTAAAGGCTTATCCGAAGAGGAGGCTGAGGAGGAGGCTAGGAGATACCTATCGCTGGTCGGGCTTGAGAAGTTCGGCGATTTCAGGCCTCACGAGCTCAGCGGAGGTATGAAGCGTAAGGCGGAGCTGGCCCGGGCCTTGGCCTTAGATCCTAAGCTCCTGCTTATGGATGAGCCTCTGAGCTCTATAGACGCCATATCTAGGATGAGCCTCCTACAGGAGATCCTCAGGATATGGGAGAAGTCTAGGAAGACCATAGTTTACGTGACCCATAACATAGACGAGGCGCTTTTTCTCGCTGACAGGATAATCGTCCTAACAGCGCGGCCGGCTCAGGTTAAGAGGGAAGTGCTCATACATAATCCGAAGCCGAGAGACCTTCTGGGAAGCGAGATGATCGACCTGAAGAGGCAGCTTATCGAGGAGCTTGCTCAAAGCCACGCGCTCGAAGAGCGTGTTTTAACCCCGGGCTAA